In Rana temporaria chromosome 3, aRanTem1.1, whole genome shotgun sequence, a single window of DNA contains:
- the LOC120933695 gene encoding E3 ubiquitin/ISG15 ligase TRIM25-like, with amino-acid sequence MASAARRTELECPVCLKIYTDPVNLRCGHNFCRVCIDLVLNTQEGTGGYSCPKCREIFRKRPPLHRNKKLRNTVENFLSARPAQEDSGVSCTYCVGPTVPAVRSCLHCEVSLCDKHLRVHKKSPKHILCDPTLSMESRKCSVHKKILEYYCTEDDSCICVSCSLTEEHRGHQVEKLAKASEKKKETLRNVLQKLQTKKVETEERVKSLQEYRTKVEEKVAADTDSVTALFRDLRKRLDNLERGMLRRISRQAEYASLCIWDLEIKKGDLYRTIGHIEELCNMTDPLTVLQESDTGELYDTKDRDNQDRERHERFLHDGGCLDVAGVLHSSLTDIIRDINVYFYIKEPTAISLDVNTTDNCLELSDDRKTISITNIDQERPETPERFKRCPQALSSQSFSTGRHYWEVDFGGTDGWVVGMCYPSIDKKGELAKIGHNNKSWALYRNGNQYMAMYDNKGVLLPANIPNYRVRIYLDYEAGQISFYDLCDPITHLHTFITTFTEPLHVGLGTWEDSLKICGGNPKM; translated from the coding sequence ATGGCGTCTGCTGCTCGGAGAACTGAGCTGGAATGTCCCGTCTGTCTGAAGATCTATACTGATCCTGTAAACCTGAGATGtggacacaacttctgccgggtctgtatTGATCTTGTGCTGAATACACAGGAGGGCACTGGAGGATATTCCTGTCCTAAATGCAGAGAGATATTTAGGAAGCGTCCTCCACTGCACAGGAACAAGAAACTACGTAACACAGTGgagaatttcctgtctgctcgGCCAGCTCAGGAGGACTCCGGGGTCTCCTGTACTTACTGTGTGGGCCCTACTGTACCTGCTGTTAGATCCTGTCTACACTGTGAGGTTTCTCTGTGTGATAAACACCTGAGAGTCCACAAAAAGTCCCCAAAACACATCTTATGTGACCCCACCTTGTCCATGGAGAGCAggaaatgctccgtccataagaagatcctggagtattactgcacCGAGGATGATTCCTGTATCTGTGTGTCCTGCAGTTTGACTGAAGAACATCGAGGACACCAGGTGGAAAAGTTGGCTAAGGCTtctgagaagaagaaggagacactgaggaatgttctgcagaaactTCAGACAAAGAAAGTGGAGACGGAGGAAAGAGTAAAGAGTCTGCAGGAATACAGGACCAAAGTAGAAGAAAAAGTAGCTGCTGACACCGATAGTGTCACTGCCCTGTTTAGAGATCTCCGGAAACGTCTGGATAACCTGGAGAGGGGAATGCTGAGGAGGATATCCAGGCAGGCAGAGTATGCCTCTCTCTGCATCTgggatctggaaataaaaaaGGGCGATTTGTACCGGACGATAGgtcacattgaggagctgtgtaacatgacggacccactgactgtcttacaggaatcagacacaggtgaATTGTATGATACGAAGGATAGAGATAATCAGGACCGAGAGAGACACGAGAGATTCCTCCACGATGGAGGTTGTCTGGATGTGGCGGGGGTCTTACACTCAAGTTTAACGGATATAATAAGAGACATAAATGTATACTTCTATATAAAGGAACCTACAGCCATATCACTGGATGTAAACACAACTGACAATTGCCTAGAGTTATCGGACGACAGGAAAACCATATCCATAACAAATATAGACCAGGAACGTCCAGAAACGCCAGAGAGATTTAAGCGTTGTCCTCAGGCGTTGAGCAGTCAGAGTTTCTCCACGgggagacattactgggaagtggattttgggggaacagaTGGATGGGTAGTCGggatgtgttaccccagtatagaCAAGAAAGGAGAGCTAGCAAAGATTGGACATAATAACAAGTCCTGGGCTTTGTACAGGAATGGTAATCAGTATATGGCGATGTATGACAATAAAGGGGTCCTTTTACCTGCCAATATCCCCAATTACAGAGTCAGGATAtatctggattatgaggccgggcagATTTCCTTCtatgatctgtgtgacccgatcaCACACCTCCACACCTTCATCACCACCTTCACCGAGCCCCTCCATGTTGGGTTAGGTACATGGGAAGATTCTCTgaagatctgtggaggcaatccGAAGATGTGA